The Sulfolobus islandicus Y.N.15.51 sequence TCCCGATAAAACATTCATCTTTCAAGATACCGAGTATATAAGAAATATGTATCCTATAGCAGTAAAAATTGCAAAGAAGTTGACGTTTTCAGAAGTAAGAGCCACTTTTGGCTTAGACGTTTCCTCAAATATAGGTCTTATATTTTACCCAGCCTTACAGATAGCTCCTACAATGTTTGAAAAGAAAAGATGTTTAATACCAGCCGGTATAGATCAAGATCCCTATTGGAGATTGCAAAGGGATATAGCGGAAAGCCTTGGATACTATAAGGCTGCACAGATACATAGCAAATTCCTTCCTCCACTTACAGGACCAGAGGGTAAGATGAGTTCTTCAAATCCAGAGACCGCAATATACCTTGTAGATGATCCTAAAACTGTGGAAAGGAAGATAATGAAATATGCGTTTTCAGGAGGACAGCCCACAATAGAGTTGCATAGGAAATATGGTGGGAATCCAGAAATAGATGTTCCCTTCCAGTGGTTATATTACTTCTTCGAGGAAGATGATAATAGGATTAAGGAGATTGAGGAAGAGTATAGATCCGGTAAGATGTTAACTGGAGAGTTAAAGCAGATATTAATAGATAAATTAAATAGTTTCTTAGAGGAACACAGAAGGAGAAGAGAAGAGGCAAAGGAACTTATACAAGTATTTAAATATGATGGTAAGCTAGCTAAGCAGATGTGGGAGAAGATTCACGAATAGGTCTATATAAACCCATTTTCTTTAAATGATATACTACAAGATTAGTGGAAATGTTAAGTTCTTTTGCAATCTTATATATACTATTTCCTTTATTATACTCTTCCCTTATTTTCTCTATTTCCTTTCTATCCAACTTTCTCCTTTTTTTACCTAGATTATATTTTTTAAAAATTCTCAATACAGTATTAAAATTGATATTTAACTCCTTACTTATTCTATTTGCACTATAACCTTGCTTTCCCATTTCTATGATTTTTTGAATTTTATCATTTGGCACTTTCCCTCTGAAATTAACCTTAGCCTTAATAAGCATTCTACGAACCCTAGAGTAACTTAACTCCAATTGATTAGCAATTTGTCTAATACTTAATCCTTCTTCATACATTTTCTTAACTTTTTCAATTATTTCTTCTTCACTCACGAATTAAGTCTATGCAAAACCAATTATATTAATCTTTTCCCAAAATCTATGCAAGATGATAAAAATAGGTACATGTGGATTTACGAGAAAGCATTTCAATTATTTCAGTGTGCTTGAGGTACAAGAGACATTTTACAACTTTCTATCTGAAGAAAGACTAAGTAAATGGAAGGAACTCTCTATACAGAACAACGTTGAATTAACTGTTAAGGCCAATCAGATAATTACACACGAATATAATAAAATCACATATAAGAGAACTAAGACAGTTATTGGAAATGTAAAAAACTATGGATATTTTAGACCAACTAAAGAAGTTATGCAAGCTCTGGAAATCACATTGAAGGAGGCTAAATTCCTAAATTCTAAAATCATAATATTTCAAACACCAGCATCTTTCACACCCAATGACGAAAATATGAAGAATCTTAAGGACTTTTTCAGTACATTAGATAGATCATTTACCTACGGTTGGGAACCTAGAGGAGAATGGAATCTCAATCATGATTTGCTAATGAAAATATTTTCTGAAATCGATGCAATTCACGTAGTAGATCCGTTCAAAAATAAGCCAGTAGATAGCAAACAAATTAGGTATTTTAGACTTCATGGTTTAGGATCCGAAGAGGTCAATTATAGATACAAGTATACAAGAGCTGATTTGGAGAAGCTGAAGGAATATGTAACATCCGAAAAGAAAGAGTTAATTTACGTTCTTTTCAATAACGTTTACTCATTTGGTGATGCTTTAAGTTTTAAAAGGATGATTGAAAGTTAACTTAATAGATGTTACTCACTTACCTGGGCTTAGGGATTATTTTAGGTTTGTCAATGGCTGCACCTCCCGGGCCAGTTAATGCCATGATTGCCAATGAGTCTACAAAATCATGGTTTCATGGAAGCAGTATTGGAGCAGGGGCAATGACGGCTGATTTGATTTTCTTTATAATCGTTTACTTTATCCAAGGGTACATTCCCATGCCAATTATAAATGCTCTGTATATAGTTGGGGGCATATTCATGCTATATTTATCATATTTAACAATTAAAGCTAAAATGCCCTCTAGCTCTGTAAGAGGAAATTATATCATAGGACTTTCCATGGGTTTAACTAATCCTTACCAAATAAGTTGGTGGGTTACTGTTGGGATTTCCATGATTAGATCCCTTTCGGTTTTAATAATACCAGGATTTTTTGTAGGTATATTAATTTGGATAATAGCTTTTCCTAAGGCAATAAACATGTTAGGACCAAAATACGTGAAATACGTGAAAATAATTTCATCTATAATATTAGTCGCATTTGGTGTTTACTTATTATATGAGGGTATTCTAAATGTTATCTAAACAAGAAATAAGGGAATTAATATGGAAAAGATTGGAGGAGGAAAACATAGCACTGTTTCCCCGACCAGTCTATGGTAGAATTCCGAATTTTAAAGGAGCTGATAAAGCTGCTTCAAATTTGGCAAAGTGTAAGGAATTCAAAGAAGCTGAGATCATTAAGGTCAATCCTGACTCCCCGCAATATAAGGTAAGAGAAATTGCATTGAGACAAGAGAAAAAAGTTCTAGTCCCTACTCCTAGATTAAGGGGAGACTTCTTTTTATTGGATCCAACTAGGATTTCCTCATCTGATATACCTAAAGCATCTCGAATATCTGGCTTTGAAAAATACGGAATAATGGTAAGTTTGGAAAGTATAGAGAGGGTTGATTTCATCGTAGCTGGATCTGTAGCTGTTGACTTAAATGGAAATAGGGTTGGCAAAGGTGAAGGGTATAGTGAGCTGGAATTTGGGATTTTGAGAGAGCTTGGCAAGGTAGATGAGAATACTCCTATTGCGACTACTGTACATGACATACAAATAGTAGACGAGGTTCCCTCAGAACCTTTTGATGTACCAATTGATATAATTGCAACTCCTACTAGGCTTATAAGAGTTAATAGGAAAAGGGAAAAACCAAAGGGAATTTACTTAGAATATTTGAGTAAGCAAAAAATAGATGAGACACCTTTTTTAAAGGAATACTTAAAGAAGAGAAGATATAATAGTTTGTAGATCTCTGCAAGTTTCTTCAGATCTTTTTATAAGTTTTTTCTTTAACTCCTCTTTGTTAATACGATATAAGAACTTGGGCCTTCCTCCTCTGCTTACGCTAGTTTTCTCCTTTTCTACTAATCCAGCATCAGCTAACTTTTTTAGTATTAGACTCGCTCTGCTTTTGCTTATTCCTAATTCTCCAGCTATTGCATCTACGTCTTTTCCAGTCTCGCTACTTAGTATCTTTATAAAGGCATCCACATCTGCTTCTGATAGACCATAGGCTACTATCAAGAACCTTTTTAATAAAAAACTTTTTTCGCTAATTTCAATACTCAATAAACTTTCACCAATCTTTATTTAATATTTTTTTATTTTTAAGTTTTTCCTTCATTAACCCTCAATTTTTTATTTGCATTTATATAATAAATATTATCATGAGTGCAGAGTTAAAACGCAAAATAATTGACATCGTATCTAAAGGTGATAAAACGTCCACACAAATAAGGGATGAACTAATTCAAATGGGGGAGGAGATTAATTTATTGGAATTTAGAAAAGTTCTAGCGAATTTAGTTAGAGAAGGACTATTAGAAAAATATCCAGTTTATAATGAAAGGAAATTTTATTTTCGACTTAAGTCAAAAAGCTATTGATTGGATTCAACAATTTTAATTACTTTGTCAGCTATATTTAAGAATTCTTTAGAAGTTGGACTGTCTGGATGTTTCAAAAAGAAGGGTTCTCCAGCATCATTAGCTTCTGCTATGGAAGGATCAAGAGGAACTTGACCTAAAAGGTCTACTCCCATTTCCTCTGCCATTTTCTTACCTTTACCTTCTCCAAATATATAATAGACTTTCCCATCACTTGGGCATACAAAATGGCTCATATTTTCAACTACACCTAATATTTTTGTGTTTACAGTTCTAGCGAAATTTATTGATTTCTTAACAGCTAATGTGGAAACTTCAGATGGTATTGTAACGATAACAAATCCTGTAATGCCAGGAACTAATTGAGCAATGGACAAAGCTTCATCTCCAGTCCCTGGGGGCATATCTATTATCAGATAGTCCAATTCTCCCCAATTAACGTCACCTAGGAATTGTTTTATCGCTGAATGTTTTATGGCTCCTCTCCATACTACTGGCGTATCGTCTCTAGGTAATAGAAAATCTATGGAAACAACTTTTATTCCGAAAGGCCCTATAACTGGATTTATTCCCTTATCATCGGCAGTTAACATTTGTCCTCTAACGCCTAACATTTTTGGCACTGATGGTCCATGGAAATCAACATCTACTATACCTACTTTTCTACCGCTCGCAGCTATAGCCATTGCTAGGTTAGATGAGACAAATGATTTACCAACTCCACCTTTTCCACTAACTACTCCAATCTTATATTTTATATTTTTCATCTTCATTTGTACTTTTAGATCAACAGCTTGAACTTGTTGGTTAACCTTTCTTAAATCACGAGGCTGTCTTTGAGGTTGTGGCTGAGGATTTTGAATTCTAAAAGGATTACTGCTCATCTAGATATCATTCTCATAGGAGCTAATAATCTTATCTAATTCCTCTAAAAATCTTTGTACTTTTGTATCAACTAACCATTCTATTGGTCCATCACATTGTTTATTTAGTATTTTATTTAATATTTGTTCTGTACTCATTTCTGTGGTATCTACTTCACACACCTTATCCTTAAAGGCTTCTCTAGCCTCTTGTGAGATCACTCCTAGAATTTCTGCCTCCACGTTCTCAGCTACTTTTATATCAGCCCAACCCCTTCCTTTTAGTTCATTATATAGAGAAAAAGGATTCTTCCTAAGGACAACTACTAAGTCAGCGGTAGATACCAATGAAGGGTATATAGTTTCAATCACGAGATGGCTAGTTGAAATAATTTTCTCTAATTCTTCCTTTACTTTATCCTCGTCTATTATATAACTTTGCCTAAGTTCATCATATTCCGTATAAAGTTTATTTTCTATAACAAATTGGGAAAGAGAAAGATAGTTTAGATTAAGCGCCTCAGAAAGTTTCTTTGAAGCTACGGTTTTTCCCACACCGGGTGTGCCAGTCACTATTATTATCATTGCTTCACTACTAATATCGTTTCAATTGCAAATAAAACTATTGAAATCCCAACAAGGGTTATCTTCACAGCTCTATCTGCCTCACTTTTGATAATTTCATACAAACCGTATGGGAGCATTAAGAATCCTATAATTAATAGTATTTCCTCTACTAATATCATAATTATTTTATTGTCCTTCCACTCCTTATAAGGTAATAGACAACTGCGTACATAATACCTCCCAAAATACCTCCGATATGAGCAACAACGTTCACATTAGGGAATATTAAATCACTAACTCCAAATACCGATACTAAAAATACAAGACCATAAACCCCTAAATTATCCTTTTTTAAGAAATCGTAAAACGTGTAGTAACTTAATAATCCAAATATTCCCCCAGACGCTCCCGAGCTTAGTGTAAAAGGACTATAGAATATTACAGTTAGTAGATTTCCTAGAATACCAGCTAGGATAAATATACCATATTCATGTTTTCCCGCTCTACTACCAAAAATTAAATATATAACATATAATGAAATAAAATTAAATATAAAATCAACAAAGCTATTAGTTATAAATATTGATGTGAATAGTTCGTAATAATACCCTTTAATTACTAAGTAGTTTAATTGTTCTAGATAATATAATGAGGTAGAATCTATAAAAGTTGCTAATAAACCTACCATAAAACCCAAAGTAACAAGAAACATTAAGAAAAAAGTTGATATACCTATTATTTTTTTTATTATCACTTTATTCACCATTATAGAAATGTTAGTGCGAATGCAATGATTATCAATACTGCCCACACTATCATGTTCCATCTAAAGATCTTTAATCCGTCTAAAACCCAGAATGGAAGCAAGTTAAAGAATGCTACCCAGAAGTTAAACCTAGCTAATTCAAAGAAAAATAAGCCAACAAGGCTAAAAGGCACTAACGATGCACCAATAAGGCC is a genomic window containing:
- a CDS encoding tryptophan--tRNA ligase translates to MPDEFTVTPWEVKGKVDYDKLIVQFGTQKITEELKQRMKNLVGELHVMLRRNVFFSHRDLDLVLNDYEKGKGFFLYTGRAPSLGMHIGHLIPFIFTKWLQDKFNVNLYIEITDDEKFMRNPEYTLDQTRSWAYDNILDIIAVGFNPDKTFIFQDTEYIRNMYPIAVKIAKKLTFSEVRATFGLDVSSNIGLIFYPALQIAPTMFEKKRCLIPAGIDQDPYWRLQRDIAESLGYYKAAQIHSKFLPPLTGPEGKMSSSNPETAIYLVDDPKTVERKIMKYAFSGGQPTIELHRKYGGNPEIDVPFQWLYYFFEEDDNRIKEIEEEYRSGKMLTGELKQILIDKLNSFLEEHRRRREEAKELIQVFKYDGKLAKQMWEKIHE
- a CDS encoding LysE family translocator, which produces MLLTYLGLGIILGLSMAAPPGPVNAMIANESTKSWFHGSSIGAGAMTADLIFFIIVYFIQGYIPMPIINALYIVGGIFMLYLSYLTIKAKMPSSSVRGNYIIGLSMGLTNPYQISWWVTVGISMIRSLSVLIIPGFFVGILIWIIAFPKAINMLGPKYVKYVKIISSIILVAFGVYLLYEGILNVI
- a CDS encoding rhomboid family intramembrane serine protease, encoding MEHDSVGSIDNHCIRTNISIMVNKVIIKKIIGISTFFLMFLVTLGFMVGLLATFIDSTSLYYLEQLNYLVIKGYYYELFTSIFITNSFVDFIFNFISLYVIYLIFGSRAGKHEYGIFILAGILGNLLTVIFYSPFTLSSGASGGIFGLLSYYTFYDFLKKDNLGVYGLVFLVSVFGVSDLIFPNVNVVAHIGGILGGIMYAVVYYLIRSGRTIK
- the cbp1 gene encoding CRISPR DNA repeat-binding protein Cbp1, translated to MSEEEIIEKVKKMYEEGLSIRQIANQLELSYSRVRRMLIKAKVNFRGKVPNDKIQKIIEMGKQGYSANRISKELNINFNTVLRIFKKYNLGKKRRKLDRKEIEKIREEYNKGNSIYKIAKELNISTNLVVYHLKKMGLYRPIRESSPTSA
- a CDS encoding helix-turn-helix domain-containing protein, with product MSIEISEKSFLLKRFLIVAYGLSEADVDAFIKILSSETGKDVDAIAGELGISKSRASLILKKLADAGLVEKEKTSVSRGGRPKFLYRINKEELKKKLIKRSEETCRDLQTIISSLL
- a CDS encoding adenylate kinase family protein translates to MIIIVTGTPGVGKTVASKKLSEALNLNYLSLSQFVIENKLYTEYDELRQSYIIDEDKVKEELEKIISTSHLVIETIYPSLVSTADLVVVLRKNPFSLYNELKGRGWADIKVAENVEAEILGVISQEAREAFKDKVCEVDTTEMSTEQILNKILNKQCDGPIEWLVDTKVQRFLEELDKIISSYENDI
- a CDS encoding Mrp/NBP35 family ATP-binding protein — encoded protein: MSSNPFRIQNPQPQPQRQPRDLRKVNQQVQAVDLKVQMKMKNIKYKIGVVSGKGGVGKSFVSSNLAMAIAASGRKVGIVDVDFHGPSVPKMLGVRGQMLTADDKGINPVIGPFGIKVVSIDFLLPRDDTPVVWRGAIKHSAIKQFLGDVNWGELDYLIIDMPPGTGDEALSIAQLVPGITGFVIVTIPSEVSTLAVKKSINFARTVNTKILGVVENMSHFVCPSDGKVYYIFGEGKGKKMAEEMGVDLLGQVPLDPSIAEANDAGEPFFLKHPDSPTSKEFLNIADKVIKIVESNQ
- a CDS encoding 5-formyltetrahydrofolate cyclo-ligase gives rise to the protein MLSKQEIRELIWKRLEEENIALFPRPVYGRIPNFKGADKAASNLAKCKEFKEAEIIKVNPDSPQYKVREIALRQEKKVLVPTPRLRGDFFLLDPTRISSSDIPKASRISGFEKYGIMVSLESIERVDFIVAGSVAVDLNGNRVGKGEGYSELEFGILRELGKVDENTPIATTVHDIQIVDEVPSEPFDVPIDIIATPTRLIRVNRKREKPKGIYLEYLSKQKIDETPFLKEYLKKRRYNSL
- a CDS encoding DUF72 domain-containing protein gives rise to the protein MIKIGTCGFTRKHFNYFSVLEVQETFYNFLSEERLSKWKELSIQNNVELTVKANQIITHEYNKITYKRTKTVIGNVKNYGYFRPTKEVMQALEITLKEAKFLNSKIIIFQTPASFTPNDENMKNLKDFFSTLDRSFTYGWEPRGEWNLNHDLLMKIFSEIDAIHVVDPFKNKPVDSKQIRYFRLHGLGSEEVNYRYKYTRADLEKLKEYVTSEKKELIYVLFNNVYSFGDALSFKRMIES